A stretch of the Lactuca sativa cultivar Salinas chromosome 9, Lsat_Salinas_v11, whole genome shotgun sequence genome encodes the following:
- the LOC111898244 gene encoding abscisic acid receptor PYL4, with translation MLSTRQQSSSILLDRIITTTTSGGAGGCGAIMSKPCVTSPVPESVARYHTHPVGPNQCCSAVIQQINAPISTVWSVVRRFDNPQAYKHFVKSCHVLVGNGDVGTLREIHVISGLPAARSTERLEILDDEQHVISFSVVGGDHRLANYRSVTTLHPTPDGNGTVVVESYVVDIPPGNTNDETCVFVDTIVKCNLQSLAQIAENKLQLK, from the coding sequence ATGCTTTCTACTCGACAACAATCATCATCTATCTTACTAGATAGAATCATCACAACCACCACGAGCGGTGGCGCCGGAGGATGTGGAGCTATCATGTCAAAGCCATGCGTCACCAGTCCGGTTCCTGAATCCGTTGCCAGGTACCATACCCACCCAGTTGGCCCAAACCAGTGCTGTTCCGCCGTGATCCAACAGATCAACGCTCCAATCTCGACCGTGTGGTCCGTCGTCCGCCGCTTCGACAACCCACAAGCCTACAAACATTTCGTCAAGAGCTGCCATGTCTTAGTCGGAAACGGCGACGTCGGAACCCTCAGAGAAATCCATGTCATCTCCGGCCTCCCCGCCGCTAGATCCACCGAACGTCTGGAGATCCTAGATGACGAACAACACGTCATCAGCTTTAGTGTCGTTGGCGGCGATCACCGTCTTGCAAACTACCGTTCCGTCACCACTCTTCATCCTACACCCGACGGAAACGGAACAGTAGTCGTCGAATCATACGTCGTTGATATACCACCGGGGAATACAAACGACGAAACCTGCGTCTTCGTTGATACAATTGTAAAATGTAACCTCCAGTCACTAGCTCAGATCGCTGAGAACAAGCTCCAGCTAAAGTGA
- the LOC111898243 gene encoding protein trichome birefringence-like 34 isoform X1, translating into MVARNQHLVPITWGSSTKFSILQVFVALLFAVFFIGAVYMAGEYVTFNMIPASVDDMFSGDSLSECNLFSGKWVFDNTSYPLYKEKECKFMSDQLACNKFGREDLSYQNWRWQPHHCDLPRFNATRLLERLRNKRMVFVGDSLNRGQWVSMVCLLDSSIQDPNLKFMNYNGSNLISFKAVGYNASIEFYWAPLLVESNSDDPVNHKLPERIVRSQSIEKHARFWTDADILVFNSYLWWRRPHIKVLWGSFEDKNGIYKEVEMLRSYEMALKTWSDWLEIQVDRAKTQLFFISMSPTHERAEEWGASNDQNCYNETNLITKEGYVGSGTDPKMMKIVENSIDELKSRGLKVEIINITQLSEYRKEGHPSTYRKQWETLSEEQLSNPSSYSDCIHWCLPGVPDVWNELLYAYIFRQ; encoded by the exons ATGGTGGCGAGAAACCAACATTTGGTTCCCATAACGTGGGGATCATCAACAAAGTTCAGTATACTTCAGGTTTTTGTTGCACTTCTTTTTGCTGTGTTTTTCATCGGAGCAGTTTATATGGCGGGAGAGTACGTCACATTTAACATGATTCCGGCGTCAGTTGATGATATGTTTTCAGGCGATTCATTGTCAGAGTGCAATTTATTTTCTGGGAAATGGGTGTTTGATAACACGTCTTACCCTCTTTACAAAGAGAAAGAATGCAAATTTATGTCGGATCAATTGGCCTGCAACAAGTTTGGAAGGGAGGATTTGAGCTATCAGAACTGGAGATGGCAACCTCACCATTGTGACCTTCCaag GTTCAATGCAACAAGATTGTTGGAGAGGCTAAGGAATAAGAGGATGGTGTTTGTAGGGGATTCTCTAAATAGAGGTCAATGGGTTTCAATGGTTTGCCTTTTAGATTCATCCATCCAGGATCCAAACCTCAAATTCATGAACTACAATGGTTCTAATTTAATCTCCTTCAAAGCCGTG GGGTACAATGCATCGATCGAGTTCTATTGGGCACCATTGTTAGTCGAGTCTAACTCGGATGATCCAGTGAACCATAAGCTACCAGAAAGGATTGTTCGATCTCAATCTATTGAAAAACATGCTAGGTTTTGGACTGATGCTGATATACTGGTATTCAATTCATATCTTTGGTGGAGAAGACCCCATATCAAAGTCTT GTGGGGTTCGTTTGAAGATAAAAATGGGATATATAAGGAAGTGGAAATGCTTCGTAGCTATGAAATGGCTTTAAAGACATGGTCGGATTGGTTGGAGATTCAAGTTGATCGAGCCAAGACTCAGTTGTTCTTTATTAGCATGTCACCTACACATGAAAG GGCCGAGGAGTGGGGTGCATCCAATGACCAAAATTGTTACAACGAGACAAATTTGATTACAAAAGAAGGATATGTAGGTAGCGGTACAGATCCTAAAATGATGAAAATAGTTGAAAATTCCATTGATGAATTGAAAAGTAGAGGTTTGAAAGTTGAAATCATCAACATAACTCAACTTTCAGAATACAGGAAAGAAGGACACCCATCAACTTATAGAAAACAATGGGAGACACTTAGTGAAGAACAATTATCAAACCCTAGTAGCTATTCAGATTGTATACATTGGTGTCTTCCTGGTGTGCCTGATGTGTGGAATGAgcttctttatgcttatataTTTCGACAATAA
- the LOC111898243 gene encoding protein trichome birefringence-like 34 isoform X2, with translation MFSGDSLSECNLFSGKWVFDNTSYPLYKEKECKFMSDQLACNKFGREDLSYQNWRWQPHHCDLPRFNATRLLERLRNKRMVFVGDSLNRGQWVSMVCLLDSSIQDPNLKFMNYNGSNLISFKAVGYNASIEFYWAPLLVESNSDDPVNHKLPERIVRSQSIEKHARFWTDADILVFNSYLWWRRPHIKVLWGSFEDKNGIYKEVEMLRSYEMALKTWSDWLEIQVDRAKTQLFFISMSPTHERAEEWGASNDQNCYNETNLITKEGYVGSGTDPKMMKIVENSIDELKSRGLKVEIINITQLSEYRKEGHPSTYRKQWETLSEEQLSNPSSYSDCIHWCLPGVPDVWNELLYAYIFRQ, from the exons ATGTTTTCAGGCGATTCATTGTCAGAGTGCAATTTATTTTCTGGGAAATGGGTGTTTGATAACACGTCTTACCCTCTTTACAAAGAGAAAGAATGCAAATTTATGTCGGATCAATTGGCCTGCAACAAGTTTGGAAGGGAGGATTTGAGCTATCAGAACTGGAGATGGCAACCTCACCATTGTGACCTTCCaag GTTCAATGCAACAAGATTGTTGGAGAGGCTAAGGAATAAGAGGATGGTGTTTGTAGGGGATTCTCTAAATAGAGGTCAATGGGTTTCAATGGTTTGCCTTTTAGATTCATCCATCCAGGATCCAAACCTCAAATTCATGAACTACAATGGTTCTAATTTAATCTCCTTCAAAGCCGTG GGGTACAATGCATCGATCGAGTTCTATTGGGCACCATTGTTAGTCGAGTCTAACTCGGATGATCCAGTGAACCATAAGCTACCAGAAAGGATTGTTCGATCTCAATCTATTGAAAAACATGCTAGGTTTTGGACTGATGCTGATATACTGGTATTCAATTCATATCTTTGGTGGAGAAGACCCCATATCAAAGTCTT GTGGGGTTCGTTTGAAGATAAAAATGGGATATATAAGGAAGTGGAAATGCTTCGTAGCTATGAAATGGCTTTAAAGACATGGTCGGATTGGTTGGAGATTCAAGTTGATCGAGCCAAGACTCAGTTGTTCTTTATTAGCATGTCACCTACACATGAAAG GGCCGAGGAGTGGGGTGCATCCAATGACCAAAATTGTTACAACGAGACAAATTTGATTACAAAAGAAGGATATGTAGGTAGCGGTACAGATCCTAAAATGATGAAAATAGTTGAAAATTCCATTGATGAATTGAAAAGTAGAGGTTTGAAAGTTGAAATCATCAACATAACTCAACTTTCAGAATACAGGAAAGAAGGACACCCATCAACTTATAGAAAACAATGGGAGACACTTAGTGAAGAACAATTATCAAACCCTAGTAGCTATTCAGATTGTATACATTGGTGTCTTCCTGGTGTGCCTGATGTGTGGAATGAgcttctttatgcttatataTTTCGACAATAA